A genomic region of Nostoc sp. UHCC 0702 contains the following coding sequences:
- a CDS encoding HEAT repeat domain-containing protein, with product MSNTLNFKTQSGEDPILLAQAQTDALIKMVTEQITLDTFDRNDHQLLKRMVIEGLGDTRGLVRLSFAETLGQIGESATPFLVEALSNHPNPVLRRAAAKTLTLIADPTAVPTLLHALLNDEDTVVKASAVGALARTGEAAVPALLDILASPEHPESTKGQAAWALAFMGSEAAEYLYKALNSDCVDVRRAVVGALAHVAQEQTDEKASQILVSSLTDPSVEIRTEAAAALAQVNYPPAVPHLILALRDSDGEVRKAAVTSLGKMGDRTAIEPLKAALNDELEVVRLLAKLAISQIGD from the coding sequence ATGAGTAACACGCTCAACTTTAAAACTCAATCTGGGGAAGATCCAATCCTGTTGGCTCAAGCCCAGACCGATGCCCTAATTAAGATGGTCACTGAGCAAATCACACTTGACACCTTTGATCGTAATGACCACCAACTCCTGAAACGGATGGTAATTGAGGGTCTGGGCGATACGCGGGGTCTAGTCAGGCTAAGTTTCGCAGAGACACTAGGTCAAATTGGTGAATCGGCGACGCCATTCTTGGTAGAAGCGCTGTCAAATCACCCAAACCCGGTTCTGCGAAGGGCTGCTGCTAAAACTTTAACTTTGATCGCTGACCCCACAGCCGTACCAACATTGCTCCATGCCTTATTAAATGATGAAGATACAGTAGTTAAAGCCTCAGCAGTTGGAGCTTTAGCGAGGACAGGTGAAGCAGCGGTGCCAGCATTGCTAGACATCTTGGCTTCCCCAGAACATCCCGAAAGTACCAAAGGTCAGGCAGCTTGGGCGTTGGCATTCATGGGTTCTGAAGCAGCAGAATATTTGTATAAAGCACTCAATTCAGATTGTGTGGATGTCAGGCGTGCGGTAGTGGGTGCCCTTGCTCATGTTGCTCAAGAACAAACAGATGAAAAAGCATCCCAAATTTTGGTATCGTCTTTGACCGATCCATCTGTCGAAATTCGTACCGAAGCAGCTGCGGCATTAGCTCAAGTAAATTATCCTCCCGCAGTTCCTCATCTGATTCTGGCGTTGCGGGATTCTGATGGCGAAGTGAGGAAGGCAGCGGTAACTTCCCTTGGTAAAATGGGCGATCGCACTGCTATAGAACCATTAAAAGCAGCCCTCAATGACGAATTGGAGGTTGTACGCCTACTCGCCAAATTAGCAATTTCTCAAATTGGGGACTAG
- a CDS encoding CPBP family intramembrane metalloprotease yields MTIKRFGLILATLLAIGLASLSLFGSWQEPQFQSRLELYQTNIALQAQAWQPGDSKDDNFSAIREAILGEQPLETATKQYQQARESVQANLDKARKQLAQLPSLPQTIPTPPKPLPKVSSRRNTSGGEQQEKLQQSLKQAEKLLAELDLRLGILQAQQGQTDTALNTWNELQKRLEQDNSTTDSKLLTPNSSLSTEIGGTAAALSGLWSNPARLLPNVQQLIQKNLDGWFRSTALVQLYELQQRQEPLSAVQAAEQEAAAQAVVKLVIIATIPSLAALVGTILLIFLIAQRLLKGKAALLAQNGDAPWSTPWDGETVLQVFVLGFFFMGQAFVPLLLSVIPIPRPLGNVRIQAVYVLISYLLVASGALSVLYISIKRFFPLPEFWFRFRVQDKWFLWGLGGYCVALPIVVVVSLINQQLWQGQGGSNPLLQLALESQDVVALGIFFFTAAIAAPFFEEILFRGFLLPSLTRYFPVWGAIIASALLFAIAHLSLSEILPLTALGIVLGVVYTRSRNLLAPILLHSLWNSGTLLSLFLLGSSN; encoded by the coding sequence ATGACAATTAAGCGATTTGGGTTAATATTAGCGACGTTGCTAGCGATTGGGTTGGCAAGTTTATCTTTATTTGGCAGTTGGCAAGAACCTCAATTCCAAAGTCGCTTGGAACTATACCAAACTAATATTGCCTTGCAAGCGCAAGCTTGGCAACCAGGAGATAGTAAAGATGATAATTTCTCGGCAATTCGAGAAGCGATACTCGGTGAACAACCCCTGGAAACTGCCACAAAGCAATATCAACAGGCGCGTGAATCGGTTCAAGCTAATTTGGACAAAGCTAGAAAGCAACTTGCACAACTACCGTCTCTACCCCAGACAATTCCTACACCCCCTAAACCCCTACCAAAAGTCTCTTCAAGGAGAAATACCTCTGGTGGCGAACAACAGGAAAAATTGCAGCAATCTCTCAAGCAAGCAGAAAAATTGCTGGCTGAATTAGACTTGCGGCTGGGAATTTTACAAGCACAGCAAGGACAGACGGATACAGCCCTCAACACTTGGAACGAATTACAAAAGCGATTAGAACAAGACAACTCAACCACAGACTCAAAACTCCTTACTCCCAACTCCTCACTCAGCACTGAAATTGGAGGAACTGCTGCTGCGTTAAGCGGACTTTGGAGTAATCCCGCTCGTTTGCTCCCCAATGTTCAACAGCTGATTCAAAAGAATTTAGATGGTTGGTTTCGCTCTACTGCTTTAGTTCAACTGTACGAACTCCAGCAACGACAAGAACCTCTATCAGCAGTTCAAGCCGCAGAACAAGAAGCTGCTGCTCAAGCTGTGGTCAAATTAGTGATTATTGCCACTATTCCCTCTTTAGCAGCATTGGTCGGTACGATACTGCTGATTTTCTTAATTGCACAGCGCCTGTTGAAGGGAAAAGCAGCCTTATTAGCTCAAAATGGTGATGCTCCTTGGTCAACACCTTGGGATGGGGAAACTGTGTTGCAGGTTTTTGTCCTGGGCTTTTTCTTTATGGGACAAGCTTTTGTGCCTTTGCTCTTATCAGTGATCCCAATCCCGCGTCCTTTAGGTAATGTGCGAATTCAGGCTGTTTACGTCTTGATTAGTTACTTGCTAGTGGCATCAGGTGCATTATCGGTATTATATATCTCCATCAAACGCTTTTTTCCACTACCAGAATTCTGGTTTCGCTTTCGTGTGCAGGATAAATGGTTTTTGTGGGGGCTAGGGGGCTATTGTGTGGCTTTACCCATAGTTGTGGTGGTGTCTTTGATTAATCAACAACTTTGGCAAGGACAGGGAGGTAGCAATCCTCTGTTACAATTGGCGCTGGAAAGCCAAGATGTCGTGGCACTTGGTATATTTTTCTTTACAGCTGCGATCGCAGCTCCATTTTTTGAAGAAATTCTCTTTCGTGGCTTTTTATTGCCCTCTCTGACTCGTTACTTTCCTGTTTGGGGAGCAATTATTGCCAGTGCTTTGTTATTTGCGATCGCTCACTTAAGTTTGTCAGAAATTCTGCCACTCACTGCTTTGGGCATCGTCTTGGGTGTAGTTTACACGCGATCGCGTAACCTCCTTGCACCTATACTTCTTCACAGCCTCTGGAATAGTGGCACATTATTGAGCCTATTTTTACTGGGCAGTAGTAATTAA
- a CDS encoding NINE protein has translation MANFNPSHPTKQLLAGYCGIIFGGLGIHKFILGYAPEGFIMLVISVIGGAFTYGITLLIMQLVGLIEGMIYLNKSPEEFVNTYLINKQGWF, from the coding sequence ATGGCAAATTTCAACCCTAGTCACCCTACGAAACAACTACTAGCTGGGTATTGTGGCATTATTTTTGGAGGTTTAGGGATTCATAAGTTTATTCTAGGATATGCACCAGAAGGCTTTATCATGCTGGTGATATCAGTGATAGGGGGAGCTTTCACATATGGCATTACCTTGTTGATTATGCAACTTGTGGGCTTGATTGAAGGCATGATCTATTTGAACAAATCTCCTGAAGAATTTGTAAATACCTACTTGATCAACAAACAAGGCTGGTTCTAG
- a CDS encoding WG repeat-containing protein, with protein sequence MQNKPQTNNFWNNFPNILQGCAAIIKAIKSNGNIVSISIVITGAVAIPSTVLVKEILLTPPSTPPKIDYAIDPKFDIAGHFSEGLARVKINGNTGYINPTGDMAIPANFDGAQDFSEGLALAWIYNKNRGYIDKNGNFSIQPQYARNQANQFSEGLARVCVVGTCGYINKTGEFAIKRQFTGAGNFSENLAPIKTNDKWGYINTNGTVVITPKFDEAHQFSQKLALIKTNGKWGYIDTKGTVVIEPKFDNASHFSEGLAPIKINGKWGYIDTKGTVVIEAKFNDAKVDPYAQFRCDIAEPAKNLSSANPGGIICHNLENRYSFSEGLASVMIKDKWGYIDKEGKSVIPPQFTRVSKFSEGLAAVCNNEKCGYIRNPLKQ encoded by the coding sequence ATGCAAAATAAACCACAAACTAATAATTTTTGGAATAATTTTCCTAATATCCTTCAAGGATGTGCTGCTATCATAAAAGCCATAAAATCTAATGGTAATATAGTCTCTATTTCTATTGTAATTACGGGAGCAGTAGCCATACCCTCAACTGTATTGGTAAAAGAAATTTTATTAACTCCCCCATCAACTCCACCAAAAATCGATTATGCAATTGATCCAAAATTTGACATTGCTGGCCATTTTTCTGAAGGGCTAGCACGTGTCAAAATTAATGGCAATACAGGCTATATTAACCCAACTGGTGACATGGCAATTCCAGCAAATTTCGATGGCGCTCAAGACTTTTCTGAAGGTCTGGCTCTAGCATGGATTTATAATAAAAACAGGGGTTACATTGATAAGAATGGAAACTTCTCGATTCAGCCACAATATGCGAGAAATCAAGCTAACCAATTTTCTGAAGGGTTGGCGCGTGTATGTGTTGTCGGCACTTGTGGTTATATAAACAAGACTGGCGAATTTGCTATCAAACGTCAGTTTACTGGTGCTGGTAACTTTTCTGAAAACCTAGCACCAATAAAAACTAACGACAAGTGGGGTTACATTAACACAAACGGCACAGTTGTTATTACGCCAAAGTTTGATGAAGCTCATCAATTTAGCCAAAAGCTGGCACTAATAAAAACTAACGGCAAGTGGGGTTATATCGATACTAAAGGCACAGTTGTAATTGAGCCAAAATTTGATAATGCTAGCCATTTTTCAGAAGGATTAGCACCAATAAAAATTAACGGCAAATGGGGTTATATCGATACTAAAGGCACAGTTGTGATTGAGGCAAAGTTTAATGATGCTAAAGTTGATCCCTATGCTCAATTTAGATGTGACATTGCAGAGCCAGCCAAAAACCTAAGTTCTGCAAATCCAGGGGGAATTATCTGTCACAATTTAGAAAACCGATACAGCTTTTCAGAAGGGTTAGCATCGGTAATGATTAAAGACAAATGGGGTTATATTGACAAGGAAGGTAAAAGTGTAATTCCTCCACAATTTACGCGAGTTAGCAAGTTCTCTGAAGGGCTAGCGGCGGTGTGTAATAATGAAAAATGTGGCTACATTCGTAATCCTTTAAAACAATAG
- a CDS encoding response regulator transcription factor — translation MNQELPEQSNQKILVVDDHQLVLTGSLDVLRQEYLDAEIYKAKTAQEAVNIVESSQLDLVVMDLSVPEKPGMTAHIDSGLQLLKYLMKKYPTLNFVVQSSYVKALVRIKHEIDDHQGGFAIADKGLSEKEMLSRVNLALQGATHTKDIKTALEFKPEWLEVLKLAFEEGLQDKTIAERMCIHERTVRSYWTKIQDVLGVYPEDCRQEGKNMRIQTTIRAREEGLID, via the coding sequence ATGAACCAAGAGTTACCAGAGCAAAGCAATCAAAAGATTTTAGTGGTGGATGACCACCAATTAGTTCTGACTGGAAGCCTCGACGTGCTACGACAGGAGTATCTAGACGCGGAAATTTACAAAGCTAAAACGGCACAGGAAGCTGTGAATATAGTAGAAAGTTCGCAGCTTGACCTTGTTGTTATGGATCTGTCCGTTCCAGAAAAGCCTGGAATGACTGCTCATATTGATTCAGGTCTTCAACTTCTAAAGTATTTGATGAAAAAGTATCCCACACTCAATTTTGTGGTACAAAGCAGTTATGTGAAAGCTCTGGTGCGGATTAAACATGAAATTGATGACCATCAGGGAGGCTTTGCGATCGCGGATAAAGGGCTATCAGAAAAAGAAATGTTAAGTAGGGTTAACCTAGCGCTACAAGGTGCAACCCATACAAAAGATATAAAAACAGCATTAGAATTTAAGCCGGAGTGGCTAGAAGTTTTAAAGCTAGCATTTGAAGAAGGATTGCAAGATAAAACCATTGCTGAACGAATGTGTATACATGAACGAACAGTCCGTTCTTATTGGACTAAAATCCAAGACGTTTTGGGCGTTTACCCCGAAGATTGCAGACAAGAAGGCAAAAACATGCGAATTCAAACAACAATCCGTGCTAGAGAAGAAGGGCTAATTGACTAA
- a CDS encoding CHASE2 domain-containing protein, with amino-acid sequence MAEADRTQILRKISKEIAIWRTGALPGFVVLAIVIIARLNGLLQPLEWLAFDNFLRLRPVEPMDDRITIIGIDEEDIESAKTYPIPDGEIASVIRKVQNYQPRVIGLDLVRNIPVEPGHRQLADLFQQSKNLIAIEKVLPPKIAPPPNLTAQQVAFSDAIPDKDGNYRRVLLSTPPPQKGQEYKFSLSLRLAEIYLSRESISLENGIRDHFAMRFGSVELPRFLPNSGGYVGTDAGGVQTLLNWRSGTELFRVLSINDIERGKFQPEWLRDRIVLIGITAPSVPDYLNTKAVAGLKPYGQIFGVKFHAHASSQIISAVLNKRPLLKVWSDNGEYMWIAVWGFIPIIIGRLTQSVLKNLFAVGVASISLVGVSYLLLVWGWWIPVAPSLLILGINGVGLSAFAFYQRDRALQFQVAERQRTIDHTFTLIHNGPLQTLANTLRCIQEQDFPKEKLHLQLQNLNYEIREIGDYLKLEALHQEESLRLGSGLKLDLKLLIHELFYEVYTNTLERDFPYFQNLKAKSRSFEPIDEQYLSLENKQELCQFLEEALCNVGKHAVGVRRIQAIGKEQQGWYILTIKDDGYGISSSQENKGTKQAINLARNLGGHFKRESISPRGTLCELTWPLATNKSLIRKILN; translated from the coding sequence ATGGCTGAGGCTGATAGAACGCAGATTTTGAGGAAAATTAGCAAAGAAATTGCTATTTGGCGTACAGGAGCTTTACCAGGATTTGTAGTTCTGGCAATTGTGATCATCGCTCGTTTAAATGGATTACTTCAGCCTCTAGAGTGGTTGGCTTTTGATAACTTTCTCCGTCTACGTCCTGTAGAGCCTATGGACGATAGAATCACCATTATCGGCATTGATGAAGAAGATATAGAAAGTGCAAAAACCTATCCTATCCCAGATGGAGAAATAGCATCAGTTATCAGGAAAGTACAGAATTATCAGCCTAGAGTGATTGGTTTAGATCTTGTTAGAAACATACCTGTAGAGCCTGGTCATCGACAACTAGCTGATTTATTTCAACAGAGTAAAAATTTAATTGCCATTGAAAAAGTCTTACCTCCTAAAATTGCTCCACCACCAAATCTGACTGCTCAACAAGTTGCTTTTTCGGATGCCATACCAGATAAAGATGGCAATTACAGGCGTGTTCTTCTTAGTACGCCACCACCACAGAAGGGTCAAGAATACAAATTTTCCCTATCTTTACGTTTAGCAGAAATTTATTTATCTCGTGAAAGTATTAGTTTAGAAAATGGTATTCGTGACCATTTTGCCATGAGGTTTGGCTCAGTTGAACTGCCTCGCTTTTTACCCAATAGTGGCGGATATGTAGGAACAGATGCAGGTGGAGTTCAGACATTACTTAATTGGCGTAGTGGCACAGAATTATTTCGAGTTTTATCTATTAATGATATTGAAAGGGGAAAATTTCAGCCAGAATGGTTGCGCGATCGCATTGTTTTAATCGGCATAACTGCCCCTAGTGTTCCAGACTACCTGAATACTAAGGCTGTGGCTGGTTTGAAACCTTATGGTCAAATTTTTGGAGTAAAATTTCACGCTCATGCTTCTTCCCAAATCATTAGCGCAGTTCTCAATAAACGACCGCTGTTAAAAGTTTGGTCAGATAACGGGGAATATATGTGGATAGCAGTTTGGGGTTTTATCCCCATTATTATTGGGCGACTGACTCAATCTGTACTCAAGAATTTGTTTGCTGTTGGTGTTGCTAGTATTTCTCTAGTTGGAGTCAGTTATCTATTGCTTGTGTGGGGTTGGTGGATTCCTGTAGCACCAAGTTTATTAATTTTAGGTATCAATGGTGTAGGATTAAGTGCTTTTGCTTTTTACCAACGTGACCGCGCTTTGCAGTTTCAAGTTGCTGAACGCCAACGCACTATTGACCATACATTTACTCTTATACATAATGGCCCCTTGCAGACACTAGCTAATACCTTAAGATGTATTCAAGAGCAAGATTTTCCCAAAGAAAAATTACACTTGCAACTACAAAATCTCAACTATGAAATCCGAGAAATTGGTGATTACCTGAAATTGGAAGCCCTACATCAAGAAGAAAGCCTACGTTTAGGAAGTGGTTTAAAACTAGATTTAAAACTTCTAATTCATGAACTTTTTTATGAAGTCTATACCAATACATTAGAGCGAGACTTTCCTTATTTTCAAAATCTCAAGGCTAAAAGTCGCTCGTTTGAACCCATTGATGAGCAATACTTAAGTCTTGAAAATAAACAAGAACTCTGCCAATTTTTGGAAGAAGCTTTGTGCAATGTAGGCAAACATGCAGTAGGAGTTAGACGCATCCAAGCCATTGGTAAAGAACAGCAAGGATGGTACATTCTCACAATTAAAGATGATGGTTATGGTATTAGTTCATCTCAGGAAAATAAAGGAACAAAACAGGCTATAAATTTAGCCAGAAATTTGGGAGGTCATTTTAAGCGAGAATCAATTTCTCCCCGTGGGACTTTGTGTGAGTTAACCTGGCCTTTGGCTACTAATAAAAGTCTCATTAGAAAAATCCTAAATTAA